Proteins from a genomic interval of Medicago truncatula cultivar Jemalong A17 chromosome 3, MtrunA17r5.0-ANR, whole genome shotgun sequence:
- the LOC112420159 gene encoding uncharacterized mitochondrial protein AtMg00810-like, with amino-acid sequence MASCEPFATTVDTKQKLSTTVNTSYNDPTLYRSLAGSLKYLTFTRPDISYVGQQMCLHMHAPCTDHMLALKRIMCYVLGTLHYGLHLYPSPIEKLISYTDADWGGCPDTRCSTSGYCVFLGDNLIS; translated from the coding sequence ATGGCCTCGTGTGAACCTTTTGCTACTACAGTTGACACCAAACAGAAGCTCAGTACCACCGTCAACACTTCATATAACGATCCCACTTTATATCGAAGTCTTGCAGGATCCTTGAAGTATCTTACTTTCACCCGACCTGACATCTCTTATGTTGGCCAACAGATGTGTCTTCACATGCATGCCCCTTGCACCGACCACATGCTTGCCCTCAAACGCATCATGTGTTATGTTCTGGGCACCCTACACTATGGTTTGCATCTCTATCCATCCCCTATTGAGAAACTTATCTCCTACACTGATGCTGATTGGGGTGGATGTCCTGACACTCGTTGTTCGACCTCTGGCTATTGTGTGTTTCTTGGTGACAACCTCATTTCATGA
- the LOC11418539 gene encoding AUGMIN subunit 4: MVKGLHSQNLPTDVSQLIDQLERHCLAPDGSLISKPLYNDLQLAREEMCRERLRYLEATAIYSEAIAMVEEYHQAISGSSIGGIRDTGGLYPQFGLRNSPQVYQTLEHQMIVAEAAQRLRLPMISKDGEVHDDEIEKLSVVSRSSLDSASTSGVVNSSINSFNYTTPSSSVSGVNSLASMDPVEPGVGGVPNRFLGITPAYLWQTQRQQTPLSVDMTEYRMSLAREVDGRLKLKCDKLSDAFVLDDNDSFSSGSQSSSSRLPERVKLLIEDIEREEAALRDDLYSADRKFAEYYNVLEQILGVLIKLVKDLKLDHQHKYDELQKTWLCKRCDTMSLKLRALEYQLLHGTYTNESIPALHKIRRYLVEATEEASIAYNKAATRLREYQGVDPHFDDIARQYHDVVKKLENMQWTINQVEDDLKRM; the protein is encoded by the exons ATGGTTAAGGGTTTACACAGTCAAAACCTCCCTACCGATGTATCCCAACTCATCGATCAGCTTGAACGCCACTGCTTGGCTCCTGATGGATCTCTCATCTCAAAACCTCTCTACAACGATCTTCAACTC GCTAGAGAGGAAATGTGTAGGGAAAGACTTCGTTATTTGGAAGCCAcg GCTATTTATTCTGAGGCTATTGCAATGGTAGAAGAGTATCATCAAGCCATTTCTGGCTCTAGCATTGGTGGAATTAGAGATACTGGCGGTCTTTATCCGCAGTTTGGACTAAGGAACTCTCCTCAg GTTTATCAGACATTAGAACATCAAATGATTGTTGCTGAAGCGGCTCAACGATTGAGACTGCCTATGATATCCAAAGATGGAGAAGTTCACgatgatgaaattgaaaagcTAAGTGTAGTGTCTCGAAGCTCCCTCGACAGTGCTAGCACCAGTGGCGTGGTCAACTCAAGCATAAACTCCTTTAATTATACCACTCCAAGCAGTTCTGTTAGTGGGGTTAATTCTCTGGCTTCTATGGATCCAGTGGAACCTGGAGTTGGTGGTGTTCCCAATCGTTTTCTTGGAATTACACCGGCTTATTTATGGCAAACTCAGCGTCAGCAAACACCGTTATCTGTG GATATGACAGAATATCGTATGTCTCTCGCACGTGAGGTAGATGGTCGCTTGAAATTGAAATGTGATAAGTTATCAGATGCCTTTGTATTGGATGACAACG ATTCATTTTCATCTGGAAGTCAAAGTTCATCTTCACGGCTTCCAGAAAG GGTGAAGTTGTTAATTGAGGATATCGAAAGAGAAGAAGCAGCGCTGAGAGATGACCTTTATTCTGCTGATAGAAAATTTGCTGAATATTATAAT GTATTGGAGCAAATACTTGGGGTGCTCATTAAACTTGTCAAAGATTTGAAGTTGGATCACCAACATAAATAT GATGAGTTGCAGAAAACATGGCTCTGTAAAAGATGTGATACCATGAGTTTAAAACTGAG GGCTTTAGAATATCAGCTCCTCCACGGAACTTACACTAACGAGTCTATACCTGCGCTTCATAAGATCAG GAGGTATCTCGTCGAGGCTACTGAAGAGGCTTCAATTGCATATAATAAAGCG GCTACTCGTTTGCGTGAGTATCAGGGTGTCGATCCTCACTTTGACGACATTGCAAGACAGTACCACGACGTTGTAAAG aaattgGAGAACATGCAATGGACAATCAACCAAGTTGAAGACGATTTAAAACGTATGTGA